GTATCTTTAGTTTCCTGTTTTAATTCATATTGAGACATTTTCATTTCTTTTAAAAATAGTTTTTTCTGAATAATTAAGTCTATGACTACATAGAAAGCTAGCATCAAAACTATAGCTATCACCAACTCCTTCACAGACTCTTGCAACAAATACCAAAAACAACTTTTACCACACTCTGTTAAGTTAAGCGCATCATCAAGATATTTTGAAATAATATAAGTCACTATACCAGCAACTAGCGTAGTTTTTACTATATTAAACAAAAACTCTAACAGACTCTTTTTTTTAAAAATATTCTTTAGATTTTTTACCGGATCAATTTTTTCCAATTTGGGTTTCAATGGTTCAAATGAAAACACCAAACCAGAAAAACCTATGCTTATCATCAAGTTAAGTATTATTATTAACAAATAAAGAGGAAAAATAAATCCCCAAAAAACATCCGACAAAACAATAAGGAACGACTCCGCTTTTATTTCAAAGCTGTACTTAATATCTGCAGTTAAATTTACAAACTCAGCAATCTTTTCATTTATACTTGCAAAAAAAATAAATACATAAACTAATAGGCAACTAATTACCACAAAAACAGATACTTCTTTACTCTTTGGTACCTGCCCCTTTTCTCTTGCTTTATCAAGCTTATGATCTGTTGCTTCAAATGACTTATCTTGACTATCTTCACTCATGTTATTATTTTCCTTACAAGTGTAGAATAATAATCAAAGTCCATATATTCAATAAAGTCGACCTTGTTAATTAACAATACAATAAATCCTGATATCATAATTGCCTTTATAGGCATAACCAACATTGTGGGGTTTAATTGTGGTAATTGCTTAGCTAAAACCAAAGTACAAACATCTACTAGAATTGATATGATTATTACTGGAGCAGTGATCAATACAGCTACTGAGAATAACTCGTTCAACAGTGTAAAGATAATTGATATATCACTTTGATCATAAACAGGATAAAAGTCTATAATAGGCCATACTTTATAACTTAATAATACATATTGAATAACCTCAAAAAAATACCCTGATGTAAACATCAATATTACAATGTAATAACTTAACAATGAAGAAGTTGCAGTTCCTTCTCCACCACTCAAGAATGCACCACTATAGGGTAACTGTGCACCTTTAAAAGCATCAAATAATGAACCAGATAAATTAAGCATCTGAAATGGTATTGTAAATATAATACCCATTACAATACCCAGTACAATCTCTTTAAAGTTAATACTAACCAAACTCACAGGATCATTTATTTCACTTATATCAATATCTGCATATATATAAGGAACCAGTGATAATGATATTGATATGACAACACCTGTTTTTACTATTGCCGGAATATTCTGTTTACTGAAATATATAAACCCAAAAAAAACACCAGCTAACCTTGGTACTGGTAGTATCACTGAGTAAAACAGCTCAAGCAATACATTACTATTATTCATTTATTGAGTTGCCATTATTTCAAAAATTTTATCTGTATAACTTGTAATCAAGTTAGAGGACCAACTAATCGTTGCCATTAAGACAATAGAAATAGTAATAATTTTTACACTCATTGCTAGGGTCTGTTCTTGTACTTGAGTAAGAGCTTGAATCAAAGCAATAATTAATGATGCAAATGTTGCCACTAAAATTGGTGGAAACGATATCAATAGTACCAGCCACAAGCCTTCCACTACTATAAACTGTATTAGGTCACTACTCATTACTCATGCCTACCATGTTTAAATACTATAACTTAGTAGCAAGCTTTCAATTAATGTTGTCCAACCATCAACTGAAACAAATAACAACAATTTAATCGGTAATGATATTAAAGAAGGCGACATCATCATCGACCCCATTGCAAGCAATATATTTGTTACAACCAAGTCTATTATCAAAAAAGGCAAAAAAAGTAAAAAACCTATTTCAAATGCCCTTTTTAACTCACTTAGAACATATGAGGGTATTATAATAAATATTGAGTTTTCCTTAGCTTTATATTTAAAATCTTCAGGCCAAACTTCTTGACTAACAGTGATAAACATTTCTTTTGATTCATCTGTAGCAAACTTATTTAAATAGGTTTTTATTGGTGTACTAACTTTGTTTACTACAACATACCATTGCTTTAAATCTTTATTAGAAAAATTCTCCCCATCAAACTGTTGTACTGTTTTGTCAATTACCGGTGCTATTAAAAATATACTTAAAACTAGAGCTATACCCATTAATAAGATACTGGGTGGTGCCTGTTGTAAACCTATTGCATTACGTAATAGCATAAAAACAATGCTTATCTTAGTAAATGCAGTCATCATTACAACAATCAACGGTAATATTGATACAAAAAATCCTATTAATATATACGGTATTGACTCTTGCATAACATAATTCTTTTGTTAGCACAAATTAGTTATTTTTACACCATAGTGATCTTCAATCGCCACTAGTTTACCTTGACCAAATCTGTATCCATTAACATAGATATCTATACTTTCGTTAAGCTGTTTCTCAAGTTTTATATATTGATTGTCACTAAAACCTGATAAATCATCAGTATTGAGTGTTAATTCATCGATGACAAATGATATTTTTGCTTTTAAATTACTCATTTGGCTTTTCGTTTTCATATCTCTATACCAATTATTATTTAGTTTATAACTGTAGTTATCTTGGTTTATCACTAGCTTAGAAAAAAGGTTGTTTTGTGGTTCCCACAGTCTTAGCTCACTATCAGCTGAGTCTAATAAAATGATATCTCCTTGGCTAAGTGACTTGATTGCAGCGACTTCTCCATACAATCTGTATTGCTCTACTAGACACTTAAAATAAACTTTATTAGTGTTTTCTTGATCAAGATACTTTAGCCATTTACCACAACTAACTTTTATATATCCATTTTTTATTTGTTTAATTCTCAACCACATCCAATCAACAACTTGAGGCAGTTTTGATATACTTACATAGTGTAGATCAGTTAATTTTATACGTTTATTAACTTCTAACACCATGTTTTCAATAAATATTTTCTTCAATTTCTCATTTAAATATTCAATACCTGTGTATATTTTTTGGTTAATTAGATACTCATTTATTAGCTCTATATTTACAGCTATTATTAACAGACTACCTTTATACGATAATTTTAAATATATATACTTTATTGATTTTATTTCTGATTCAACTTTTTCTACTGGAAAAATTGATTTATTTATAAATTGATAACCTTTATTGACCAGATTGTGTTTAGCACACTCTTTAGTGCTTTTTTTAGGTAATAGGATTTTCCTGATTTTCATAAATCAATTCATACTTATATATTTTTCGGCTAACAGTTATTTTTTTTTGTTTAACATCGGCTAACTCTTTATTTTTATCATTAAGCCTTTGTTGCAGCTTGTTTATTTGGTGAGAAGCATCATTAACTTTATTATTAATA
This genomic interval from Spartinivicinus ruber contains the following:
- the sctS gene encoding type III secretion system export apparatus subunit SctS — translated: MSSDLIQFIVVEGLWLVLLISFPPILVATFASLIIALIQALTQVQEQTLAMSVKIITISIVLMATISWSSNLITSYTDKIFEIMATQ
- a CDS encoding EscU/YscU/HrcU family type III secretion system export apparatus switch protein, which translates into the protein MSEDSQDKSFEATDHKLDKAREKGQVPKSKEVSVFVVISCLLVYVFIFFASINEKIAEFVNLTADIKYSFEIKAESFLIVLSDVFWGFIFPLYLLIIILNLMISIGFSGLVFSFEPLKPKLEKIDPVKNLKNIFKKKSLLEFLFNIVKTTLVAGIVTYIISKYLDDALNLTECGKSCFWYLLQESVKELVIAIVLMLAFYVVIDLIIQKKLFLKEMKMSQYELKQETKDTQGNPEVKSEIRRQGNELLNYGEVLGLSSANFIITDNNGVAVALSIKQDKMPVVVGKADKSSIKNILAYGQSKNMKIVNNAKIAQELFDNLKIGEPIPVSYLTSIVGYNE
- the sctR gene encoding type III secretion system export apparatus subunit SctR, with protein sequence MQESIPYILIGFFVSILPLIVVMMTAFTKISIVFMLLRNAIGLQQAPPSILLMGIALVLSIFLIAPVIDKTVQQFDGENFSNKDLKQWYVVVNKVSTPIKTYLNKFATDESKEMFITVSQEVWPEDFKYKAKENSIFIIIPSYVLSELKRAFEIGFLLFLPFLIIDLVVTNILLAMGSMMMSPSLISLPIKLLLFVSVDGWTTLIESLLLSYSI
- a CDS encoding EscT/YscT/HrcT family type III secretion system export apparatus protein codes for the protein MNNSNVLLELFYSVILPVPRLAGVFFGFIYFSKQNIPAIVKTGVVISISLSLVPYIYADIDISEINDPVSLVSINFKEIVLGIVMGIIFTIPFQMLNLSGSLFDAFKGAQLPYSGAFLSGGEGTATSSLLSYYIVILMFTSGYFFEVIQYVLLSYKVWPIIDFYPVYDQSDISIIFTLLNELFSVAVLITAPVIIISILVDVCTLVLAKQLPQLNPTMLVMPIKAIMISGFIVLLINKVDFIEYMDFDYYSTLVRKIIT
- a CDS encoding FliM/FliN family flagellar motor switch protein: MKIRKILLPKKSTKECAKHNLVNKGYQFINKSIFPVEKVESEIKSIKYIYLKLSYKGSLLIIAVNIELINEYLINQKIYTGIEYLNEKLKKIFIENMVLEVNKRIKLTDLHYVSISKLPQVVDWMWLRIKQIKNGYIKVSCGKWLKYLDQENTNKVYFKCLVEQYRLYGEVAAIKSLSQGDIILLDSADSELRLWEPQNNLFSKLVINQDNYSYKLNNNWYRDMKTKSQMSNLKAKISFVIDELTLNTDDLSGFSDNQYIKLEKQLNESIDIYVNGYRFGQGKLVAIEDHYGVKITNLC